In Paenibacillus sp. FSL R7-0345, a single window of DNA contains:
- a CDS encoding helix-turn-helix domain-containing protein — MNTEEHFKLCDLIAATFDLHVFYIDPSGKITYESSNSKLLNPLYENQKESLFARLNFYAGKPYDFPLLQKSAFSEKFLLISVFSQQVFEGTVLIGPSVSYPLSADRVSGIINDSLAFFYRDKIIQYYSSIPVVPLEKLLNIGTLVFQLFNQRYIAPETVWSRNGELRESHEKMEKNELVVSHNLQASIYHERLFEKKMLEVIREGRVEELPQLPHLKEEEIASVLSKTSYFRSNKNHIITLITLVSRAAIDGGLHEEIAFSLHDRFIQQLEEANTLEGIRELAKEVLYTYAEKVREVKNERFSKTVTTCKDYIYKHIYENISHDDIARKADLSPKYLSVLFKREVGITVSEYIQNTRINEAKKLLAHSQTPISEICTLLNFNDQSYFTKVFKKVSGVTPMVYRERYHLLKRK, encoded by the coding sequence ATGAACACCGAGGAGCATTTTAAGCTATGTGACCTTATCGCTGCCACATTTGATCTGCACGTCTTCTATATCGATCCCTCCGGAAAAATCACTTATGAATCCTCCAACAGCAAGCTGCTGAACCCGCTGTATGAGAACCAGAAAGAGAGTTTGTTTGCACGCCTGAACTTCTATGCCGGCAAGCCGTACGATTTTCCGCTGCTGCAAAAGTCAGCCTTTTCCGAGAAATTCCTGCTCATCAGCGTGTTCAGCCAGCAGGTGTTCGAAGGCACAGTGCTCATCGGCCCGTCCGTTTCCTATCCGCTGTCTGCCGACCGGGTGAGCGGGATCATCAATGATTCCCTGGCTTTCTTTTACCGCGATAAAATCATCCAGTACTACAGCTCCATCCCTGTCGTTCCCCTTGAAAAGCTGCTGAATATCGGCACGCTCGTTTTCCAGCTGTTCAACCAGCGCTATATTGCGCCGGAAACGGTCTGGTCGCGGAACGGCGAGTTAAGAGAATCCCATGAAAAAATGGAGAAGAACGAGCTGGTGGTCTCCCATAATCTACAGGCAAGCATCTATCATGAGCGGCTGTTTGAGAAAAAAATGCTGGAGGTCATCCGGGAGGGCCGGGTCGAGGAGCTGCCCCAGCTGCCTCATCTGAAGGAAGAGGAAATTGCCAGCGTACTGTCCAAAACCAGCTATTTCCGGTCCAATAAAAATCACATCATCACCCTCATCACCCTGGTATCCCGAGCTGCGATTGACGGAGGGCTGCATGAGGAGATCGCTTTCAGCCTGCATGACCGCTTTATTCAGCAGCTGGAGGAGGCGAACACCCTGGAGGGCATCCGTGAACTGGCCAAGGAAGTGCTCTATACCTATGCGGAAAAGGTCCGGGAGGTCAAAAACGAACGCTTTTCCAAAACGGTTACGACCTGCAAAGATTACATATACAAGCATATTTATGAAAATATCAGCCACGACGATATCGCCCGCAAGGCCGACCTCAGCCCGAAATATCTGTCCGTCCTGTTCAAGCGGGAGGTCGGCATCACCGTCAGCGAATACATCCAGAACACCCGTATTAATGAAGCAAAAAAACTGCTCGCCCACAGCCAGACGCCCATCTCCGAAATCTGCACCCTCCTCAACTTCAACGACCAGAGCTATTTCACCAAGGTGTTCAAAAAGGTGTCGGGCGTTACGCCTATGGTTTACAGGGAGCGGTATCATCTGCTGAAGCGGAAATAG
- a CDS encoding family 1 glycosylhydrolase, with product MGKFPANFMIGAATAAHQVEGHNIYSDFWAMEHAPHSVYKEPSLDAVDHYNRYEEDILLLKEAGCNAYRFSIEWARIEPVAGEFNEQEIGHYRDVLNFCHQQGVTPVVTLHHFSSPKWLVSAGGWENEATIEAFGRYCRHVVSELGGLIPYICTINEANMGKQITKIMKRMMGGGAKQKNNAEVQVGLNTDLGTRMEHYYRELGEIFGIPPGQVQPFLSPRTEQGEHIIMKCHETARRIIKELYPDIQVGITFSLYDHQALPGGEPFVQLEQQEDFLVYLPYLQGDDFLGVQNYSRKIHGPDGVVPPDAAAKLTKMGYENYPAALGNVLDFVSEHWKKPIFITENGLSGDNDEDRVTFIREALKGVQDRIAKGIPVIGYTYWSLLDNFEWQLGYDQTFGLIAVDRSTQTRHPKESLSVLGAISKAGL from the coding sequence ATGGGAAAGTTTCCGGCGAATTTTATGATTGGGGCGGCTACAGCTGCCCATCAGGTGGAAGGCCATAATATTTATAGTGATTTTTGGGCGATGGAGCATGCACCTCATTCCGTATACAAGGAACCTTCGTTAGATGCAGTGGATCATTATAACCGGTATGAAGAAGATATTCTGCTGCTGAAGGAGGCCGGCTGCAACGCTTACCGGTTCTCCATTGAATGGGCGAGAATCGAGCCGGTAGCGGGTGAATTCAACGAACAAGAAATCGGGCATTACAGGGATGTGCTGAATTTCTGCCATCAGCAGGGGGTTACGCCGGTGGTGACGCTGCATCACTTTTCCTCTCCTAAATGGCTTGTCAGCGCAGGGGGATGGGAGAATGAGGCGACTATTGAAGCCTTTGGCCGGTACTGCAGACATGTTGTCTCAGAACTGGGCGGACTGATTCCTTATATCTGTACGATCAATGAAGCCAATATGGGCAAGCAGATCACCAAGATTATGAAGCGGATGATGGGCGGCGGCGCCAAGCAGAAGAATAATGCCGAAGTCCAGGTGGGGCTGAATACGGATCTGGGCACCCGGATGGAGCATTATTACCGTGAGCTCGGGGAAATCTTCGGCATCCCTCCGGGTCAGGTGCAGCCTTTTCTCTCTCCAAGAACGGAGCAGGGTGAACATATTATTATGAAATGCCATGAGACAGCGCGCCGCATTATTAAGGAGCTGTATCCGGACATTCAGGTAGGCATCACCTTTTCACTATATGATCATCAGGCCCTGCCGGGCGGAGAGCCGTTTGTGCAGCTGGAACAGCAGGAGGACTTCCTAGTCTATCTGCCGTATCTGCAGGGTGATGATTTCCTTGGTGTACAGAATTACTCGCGCAAAATCCACGGGCCGGACGGTGTCGTTCCCCCGGATGCAGCAGCCAAACTGACGAAAATGGGCTATGAAAATTATCCGGCGGCGCTGGGGAATGTACTGGATTTCGTATCAGAGCATTGGAAAAAGCCTATCTTCATTACCGAAAACGGCTTATCCGGTGACAATGATGAAGACAGGGTTACATTCATCAGAGAGGCGCTGAAGGGTGTGCAGGACCGTATTGCCAAGGGGATTCCGGTTATCGGCTACACGTATTGGTCGCTGCTCGATAATTTCGAATGGCAGCTGGGCTATGACCAGACCTTCGGGCTGATTGCCGTGGACCGTTCCACCCAGACAAGACATCCGAAAGAGAGCCTGTCTGTGCTGGGCGCGATTAGTAAAGCCGGCTTATAG
- a CDS encoding helix-turn-helix domain-containing protein, translated as MQHKRIELACQLLIGTGRKMPDIAKSIGYQDTAYFREIFRKLMGGSPSEYRKAPGISGPVSHTEQQQ; from the coding sequence ATGCAGCATAAGCGGATCGAGCTGGCCTGCCAGCTTTTAATCGGGACGGGCCGCAAAATGCCCGACATCGCCAAAAGCATCGGCTACCAGGACACCGCGTATTTCCGCGAGATTTTTCGTAAGCTGATGGGGGGTAGTCCGAGTGAATACCGGAAGGCTCCTGGTATATCCGGGCCTGTAAGCCATACAGAACAGCAGCAATAG
- a CDS encoding SDR family oxidoreductase, with protein MKVSGKVIVVTGAGGGIGRELVRNLLSKGARVAAVDISHNALEETVKQTGAASDRLSIHLVNLTDPAAVEALPEQVLKQHGAVDGIINNAGIIHPFVPVNELGYDKIRQVMDINFYGTLYMVKTFLPHLLARPVAHITNVSSMGGFLPVPGQTIYGASKAAVKLLTEGLRSELKDTKVKVTVVFPGGVSTNIMQNSGLADAGNKEMSKDQVAQLLTPVQAAAIIIEGIEKDRYRVLAGKDSRMMDKLYRLNPRRAAELIADKMKELL; from the coding sequence ATGAAGGTATCAGGCAAGGTTATTGTTGTTACCGGAGCCGGAGGCGGCATCGGCCGGGAATTAGTACGCAATCTGCTGTCCAAAGGGGCGCGTGTTGCCGCTGTTGATATAAGCCACAACGCTTTGGAAGAAACGGTGAAGCAAACCGGCGCCGCCAGCGACAGATTATCCATACATCTCGTAAATCTGACAGATCCCGCTGCAGTAGAAGCGTTGCCGGAGCAGGTGCTGAAGCAGCACGGAGCTGTGGACGGGATCATCAACAATGCCGGAATCATTCACCCGTTCGTGCCGGTAAATGAACTCGGTTATGACAAAATCAGACAGGTAATGGATATTAACTTCTACGGAACGCTCTACATGGTCAAAACCTTTCTGCCGCATTTACTGGCCAGACCCGTAGCCCATATTACAAATGTATCCAGCATGGGCGGGTTCCTGCCCGTTCCCGGGCAGACCATTTACGGGGCATCGAAGGCAGCGGTCAAGCTGCTGACCGAAGGGCTGCGCTCCGAGCTGAAAGACACCAAGGTAAAGGTGACTGTGGTTTTTCCCGGCGGTGTAAGCACCAACATTATGCAGAACTCCGGCCTTGCCGACGCAGGCAACAAAGAAATGAGCAAGGATCAGGTCGCCCAGCTGCTGACCCCCGTGCAGGCGGCAGCAATTATTATAGAAGGAATCGAAAAGGACCGGTACCGTGTGCTGGCCGGCAAGGATTCCCGGATGATGGATAAGCTGTACCGCCTGAACCCGCGGCGGGCCGCGGAGCTGATTGCCGATAAGATGAAGGAGCTGCTCTAA
- a CDS encoding glycoside hydrolase family 2 TIM barrel-domain containing protein, with protein MRKILNLNADWRFSKQSEIEGADPACSDRDWEKVSLPHTWNAVDGANGNEYDRRACWYRKTLTLPAAEQHNRVYIEFQGANSVADVYLNGMHIGQHRGGYSAFRFDLTAYLQFGAPNLLAVKVDNSALEDVYPLRADFTFYGGIYRDVNLIILNPVHIDLLDHGSAGVYVVQEKVTAEAAQLRIHTRIANDSPEEGKTRLWVELLDKAGAVAGVSGAEVKLAAGDTSAVDLAITIPKPLLWDAVPDAHLYQAKVSLQRYNDTIDELLIPFGVRYFRVDPAEGLYLNGRPVRLQGVSRHQDRKDMGWAITAQQHEEDMELIREIGANSIRLAHYQHDQYFYDLCDSAGMVVWAEIPFITRMSETDLTGANAKSQMVELIRQNYNHPSILFWGIQNEIQIGSKNVEQVRQVVRELNELTRQEDPTRLTTMANMFIVDDKDEYNYLTDVIGYNKYYGWYNGKAEDFAPWIDQFHQTNPDTCLSISEYGAEGIIEYHSDEPVVKDYTEEYHALYHEKVWRIFAERPFLWATYVWNMFDFGANVRDEGGVKGRNNKGLITYDRKVKKDAFYMYKAHWSKEPFVHIAGKRHLERTGDSTDLKVYTNCGSVSLIINGVKNETLSGAEKILLFKDVLLGEGYTMIEVVADNGQEGFTDRAVIKKVAAANPSYSAPVEDKGEMVANWFTLPEQDDNEPLVEVEIPEGVYSSGDTLQDLMTNEATKQIVIRVLGDLTQIPMYGMMENFKVDALASMDNDSLLFNKRAISKLNQQLIQIKKQPEAEGVSHE; from the coding sequence ATGCGTAAAATATTGAATTTGAATGCCGACTGGAGATTCTCGAAACAAAGTGAGATAGAGGGTGCCGATCCGGCCTGCAGCGACCGGGACTGGGAGAAAGTTTCCCTGCCGCATACCTGGAATGCGGTTGATGGCGCTAACGGCAATGAATATGACCGGCGGGCCTGCTGGTACCGGAAGACGCTGACCCTGCCGGCCGCTGAACAGCATAACCGGGTGTATATCGAATTTCAGGGTGCCAACAGCGTGGCGGATGTCTATCTGAACGGCATGCATATCGGCCAGCACCGCGGAGGATATTCCGCTTTCCGGTTTGATTTGACAGCATATTTGCAATTTGGAGCTCCTAATCTACTGGCTGTAAAAGTGGATAACTCCGCCTTGGAGGATGTCTACCCGCTGCGCGCCGACTTTACCTTCTATGGCGGCATTTACCGCGATGTAAATCTGATCATCTTGAATCCGGTGCATATCGACCTGCTGGATCACGGCTCTGCCGGTGTATATGTCGTGCAGGAAAAAGTAACGGCTGAAGCTGCGCAGTTACGGATTCATACCCGGATTGCCAACGACTCTCCCGAGGAAGGGAAGACCAGACTATGGGTCGAGCTGCTGGATAAGGCCGGGGCTGTTGCCGGAGTCTCCGGTGCCGAGGTCAAGCTTGCTGCTGGAGACACTTCAGCGGTAGACCTGGCCATAACGATTCCTAAACCGCTGCTATGGGATGCCGTTCCAGATGCGCATCTGTATCAGGCAAAGGTCTCCCTGCAGCGCTATAACGATACGATAGATGAGCTGCTTATTCCTTTTGGGGTGCGTTATTTCCGCGTTGATCCGGCTGAGGGGCTGTATCTGAACGGCAGACCGGTCCGGCTGCAGGGTGTCTCGCGGCATCAGGACCGCAAGGATATGGGCTGGGCGATTACGGCGCAGCAGCATGAGGAAGACATGGAACTGATCCGGGAAATTGGAGCAAACTCCATCCGGCTGGCCCATTACCAGCATGACCAGTATTTCTACGATCTGTGTGACAGTGCAGGAATGGTCGTCTGGGCGGAAATTCCGTTCATCACCCGCATGTCGGAGACCGATCTGACCGGTGCCAACGCCAAATCACAAATGGTTGAGCTGATCCGCCAGAATTACAATCACCCGTCTATACTCTTCTGGGGCATCCAGAATGAAATCCAGATCGGCAGCAAAAATGTGGAGCAGGTCCGGCAGGTCGTCCGTGAGCTGAACGAGCTGACCAGGCAGGAAGATCCGACACGGCTGACAACGATGGCGAACATGTTCATTGTCGATGATAAGGATGAGTACAACTATCTTACCGATGTGATCGGCTATAACAAATACTATGGCTGGTATAACGGGAAGGCGGAGGATTTTGCACCGTGGATCGACCAGTTCCATCAGACCAATCCGGACACCTGCCTCAGCATTTCCGAATATGGCGCTGAAGGCATTATCGAATATCACAGCGATGAGCCTGTAGTAAAAGACTACACCGAGGAATACCATGCGCTATATCACGAAAAGGTCTGGAGGATTTTTGCCGAACGTCCTTTCCTGTGGGCAACGTATGTGTGGAACATGTTCGACTTCGGGGCCAATGTCCGGGATGAGGGCGGTGTGAAGGGGCGCAACAACAAAGGGCTTATAACCTATGACCGCAAGGTGAAAAAGGATGCCTTTTATATGTACAAAGCACACTGGTCCAAGGAGCCTTTCGTCCATATTGCCGGCAAACGCCATCTGGAGCGTACCGGGGACAGCACTGATTTGAAGGTATACACAAACTGCGGGTCAGTATCGCTGATTATAAATGGTGTAAAGAACGAAACTTTATCCGGGGCAGAGAAGATTCTGCTGTTCAAGGATGTGCTTTTGGGCGAAGGATACACCATGATTGAGGTCGTGGCGGATAACGGGCAGGAAGGTTTTACAGACCGGGCTGTTATTAAAAAGGTCGCGGCTGCCAATCCTTCTTACTCCGCACCGGTCGAGGATAAAGGGGAGATGGTGGCCAACTGGTTCACGCTGCCGGAGCAGGATGACAATGAGCCGCTGGTTGAGGTGGAGATTCCGGAGGGTGTTTATTCCTCAGGGGATACACTGCAGGATCTGATGACGAATGAAGCAACGAAGCAGATCGTCATCCGTGTTCTCGGTGATCTGACCCAAATCCCGATGTACGGCATGATGGAGAACTTCAAGGTGGATGCCCTGGCCTCGATGGATAATGACAGCTTACTGTTCAATAAAAGAGCGATCAGCAAACTGAATCAGCAGCTGATCCAGATCAAAAAGCAGCCTGAAGCAGAGGGAGTATCTCATGAATAA